In the genome of Spirochaetae bacterium HGW-Spirochaetae-1, one region contains:
- a CDS encoding small multi-drug export protein — protein sequence MKILIQIVTVMVIGAGFFWGGFPAALAFKFPVLIAGVITAAGAELAVLIVVVMGGPLQAVLRRKFPSWIEKTEKGRVGVIWQKYGMPGLGLVSPILPGAPQAALIGLVLSASPRRVILWVSLGIIFWSVAVTAGLALGIEVIAKFIQ from the coding sequence ATGAAAATTTTAATTCAGATCGTCACCGTCATGGTTATAGGGGCCGGCTTTTTCTGGGGCGGATTCCCAGCGGCCCTGGCCTTTAAATTTCCCGTTCTTATAGCAGGGGTCATCACAGCGGCCGGAGCTGAACTGGCCGTGTTGATAGTTGTTGTCATGGGCGGTCCGCTGCAGGCGGTTTTGAGAAGAAAGTTTCCATCATGGATAGAGAAAACGGAAAAGGGAAGAGTGGGGGTGATATGGCAGAAGTACGGCATGCCGGGCCTGGGCCTTGTCTCGCCCATTCTCCCCGGCGCGCCCCAGGCGGCCCTAATCGGTCTCGTATTGAGCGCCAGTCCGCGGCGGGTAATTCTGTGGGTGTCCCTGGGGATTATTTTCTGGAGCGTGGCCGTGACTGCGGGACTTGCACTGGGCATTGAAGTTATAGCGAAGTTTATACAATAA
- a CDS encoding RNA pseudouridine synthase codes for MVSAPADKTRFSDYAVDLFSHIYSRKRVKNAIKSGNLLLNGEPAETGRWVKTGDRIDLVDHEKKAPKSYYMKIEIVYEDDHFAVVHKPAGIVVNGNRFRTLENALQENINKSPLEDALQWPRPVHRLDSATSGLLLVAKTARASTDLGRQFAERTIYKIYRAVVVGTMPLQGVIDEKIDNQDAVTSYALIKTVPSLRNESLSLVELYPETGRTHQLRIHLSRAGHPIMGDRIYGREGNTLLHKGLFLAAVGLAFTHPISREQLDIRVNEPEKFNSLLEREEKRWRKYTV; via the coding sequence ATGGTATCCGCACCGGCTGACAAAACACGCTTCAGCGATTATGCCGTGGACCTGTTCAGCCACATCTATTCGCGTAAGAGGGTGAAGAATGCCATTAAAAGCGGTAATCTTCTCCTGAATGGTGAGCCTGCGGAAACGGGACGCTGGGTTAAAACCGGTGACAGAATCGATCTCGTGGATCATGAGAAAAAAGCACCGAAATCCTATTACATGAAAATAGAAATTGTGTATGAGGATGATCACTTCGCCGTGGTGCATAAACCCGCGGGAATCGTCGTCAACGGAAACCGTTTCAGGACCCTGGAAAATGCCCTGCAGGAAAATATAAATAAATCTCCTTTGGAAGACGCGCTGCAGTGGCCCAGGCCGGTGCACCGTCTCGACTCAGCCACGAGCGGCCTGCTCCTGGTGGCGAAAACCGCCAGGGCCAGTACTGATCTTGGCAGGCAGTTCGCGGAACGAACCATCTATAAAATCTACCGGGCCGTTGTCGTTGGCACGATGCCGCTTCAGGGCGTTATTGATGAAAAAATTGACAACCAGGATGCCGTGACGTCTTACGCGCTGATTAAGACCGTCCCTTCACTGAGAAATGAATCCCTTTCCCTGGTGGAGCTCTATCCAGAAACGGGACGGACCCACCAGCTGCGCATCCATTTGAGCCGGGCCGGCCATCCCATTATGGGCGACAGGATATACGGCCGGGAGGGCAATACCCTGCTTCACAAGGGTCTTTTCCTTGCAGCCGTAGGTCTTGCTTTCACACATCCCATTTCCCGGGAGCAGCTTGATATCCGCGTGAATGAACCGGAAAAGTTCAATTCCCTGCTGGAGCGCGAGGAAAAGCGATGGAGAAAGTATACTGTATGA